The genomic segment GCCTACGAGGCCGGAGACCACGGCCGCTATTACGAGCTGAACGTGGCCTTCCACGCCGCGATTGCCGAATACAGCGGAAATGCCCGCGCACGGGCGATCTATGAGAGCCTCGTGAAGGAGATGCACCTGTTCCGCCGGCGCGGGCTGTCCTTCGTCTCCAATGTGGAGGCGTCCCTCGACGAGCATCGCGATATCGTGGAGGCCATCGCCGCGGGCGATGCGGAGGCCGCGTTCCGGGCCGGCCGCGCCCACGTCATGAACGGCAAGCAGCGCTTCCTGAGCACGCTGCAGCAGTCCAGAGCGCACAAGGAGGTCGAGACCGGCGAACCGCGCTGACGACGACCCGCCCCGGAAACCGCCGGGGCCGGGACCTTTCAAGAGATACGTCGAAAAGACGAAGCAGAAATAGGGAGGAAACGAATGACTCTGCCGCGCGCAGTGAATGCACGACGTCACCTTGCCGCCGCCCTTGCGGGGGCCGTCATGGCCACCGCGGCCGCAGTTCCCGCCATGGCGGAGGACTTCCCCTCCGATACCGTCAATGTCGTCACCCATGCCGGGCCCGGCGGCGGCTCCGACATCACCACGCGCATGATGATGCGCAACACCGCCGACCATATCGACCAGGACTTCCAGGTGGTCAACCGGCGCGGTGGCAGCGGGGCGGCGGCCCTGATGTATGCCCGCGGCCAGGAAAAGGACGGCCATACGGTCCTGCTCATCACCCAGTCGCATCTCTTCCAGATCGCGCAGGGCAAGGTGCCGGTCGAGATCGACGACATTGTCGGCGTCGCGCGCGCCACGCTCGACCCGCAGATCATCGCCGTGCCGGCCTCCAGCGATATCAAGGACCTGAAGGGCCTCGTCGCGGCGTCGAAGGCCAAGGAAGGCGGCCTCAAATGGGGCACGACCTTCGTCGGCGGCATCGACCATGTCGCGATTCACAACTTCGCCAAGAAGGCCGACGGCATGCCCTACACCATCGTGCCGTTCAAGGGCGGCGGCGACATCGTTACCAATCTCGTCGGCGCCAATGTCGACGTGGCCTCGCTGAACTATGCCGAAGGCGAGGCGCAGTTCAACGCCGGCGAACTCCGGCCCATCGCGGTGCTGGCCGAAAAGCGCATCGACTCGTTGCCGGACGTTCCCACCGCGCACGAGCAGGGCATCGACGCGGAGGCCGCCACCATCCGCGGCTTCGCGGTGCTGAAGGGCGTGCCGGAAGAGCGTGTCGCCATCCTGGAGGAGGCGATCGTTAAGGGCATGCGCGAGCCGGGCTTCGTCGAATATCTCCAGAGCGGCGGCATGACGGAGGAGAGCGTCGTCGGGCGCGAGGAGTGGAACGCGCAGATCCGCCGGATCTACGAGGAGAGCCGCGTCGCGCTCGAGGAGCTGGGGCTCCTGTGAGCCATGCAGCCCCGCCACCGCCGTCAGCCGGACCTGCCGCAATGACCGAGCCCCGCCCGACGAGAGAGGGAGTGGCGGCGTTGCCTGCCGCCCTCCTGCCGCGCGACGCCGTGGTCGCGCTCGCCATCCTCGTCTTCTGCGCCGTTGCCTACTGGCTGACGACCGGCTTCGACGAGGCGCCGGCGGCCATGGCGCAGAACATCCAGCCCTCGACCTTCCCGCAACTCGTCATCACGGTGATGGCCGTCCTTGCGGGCGTGATCTTCGTCCAGTCCTTCGCCGCGCCGCAGAAGACGCTCGCCCGCGTGCCGCCCCTCGTTCCGGTGTCGGCGGGTGTGATGGTCGCCTTCGTCACGGCGTTCCAGACGCTCGGTATCGTTCCGGCCATGGTGCTCATGTGCCTCGGCCTGCCGGCGCTCTGGGGCGAGCGGCGCTGGGGGCTCGTCATCGCCTTCGCCGTCCTGTTCCCGGCGGCAATCTACGGACTGTTCGCCGGCCTGCTCGACGTCTATTTCGAGCCCGGTCCGCTCATCCCCTGGTAATCGACGAAAGGTCGCGGGGCCATCATGGATGCCTTCCTCTCAGCGCTCGGGCTGTTCCTCGATCCCATGCTGCTCGTCGCGGTGCTCGCCGGCACGGTCGGCGGGGTGCTCGTCGGCGCGTTGCCGGGCCTGAGCTCGACCATGGCGACGGCGCTTCTCCTGCCTTTCACGCTCGGCATGGAGCCGGGCATGGCGATCGC from the Kaustia mangrovi genome contains:
- a CDS encoding tripartite tricarboxylate transporter TctB family protein, which produces MTEPRPTREGVAALPAALLPRDAVVALAILVFCAVAYWLTTGFDEAPAAMAQNIQPSTFPQLVITVMAVLAGVIFVQSFAAPQKTLARVPPLVPVSAGVMVAFVTAFQTLGIVPAMVLMCLGLPALWGERRWGLVIAFAVLFPAAIYGLFAGLLDVYFEPGPLIPW
- a CDS encoding Bug family tripartite tricarboxylate transporter substrate binding protein — encoded protein: MATAAAVPAMAEDFPSDTVNVVTHAGPGGGSDITTRMMMRNTADHIDQDFQVVNRRGGSGAAALMYARGQEKDGHTVLLITQSHLFQIAQGKVPVEIDDIVGVARATLDPQIIAVPASSDIKDLKGLVAASKAKEGGLKWGTTFVGGIDHVAIHNFAKKADGMPYTIVPFKGGGDIVTNLVGANVDVASLNYAEGEAQFNAGELRPIAVLAEKRIDSLPDVPTAHEQGIDAEAATIRGFAVLKGVPEERVAILEEAIVKGMREPGFVEYLQSGGMTEESVVGREEWNAQIRRIYEESRVALEELGLL